In one Alnus glutinosa chromosome 12, dhAlnGlut1.1, whole genome shotgun sequence genomic region, the following are encoded:
- the LOC133852471 gene encoding protein OVEREXPRESSOR OF CATIONIC PEROXIDASE 3-like — protein sequence MFFVKRDMDVSSFFLFEAMGDSEEDSCDTIHPMIMGDRQGDNIAAMADDDAESCSYDLSDSPGVDELHDCDLLQACVNDECDDDDDDDDDEEEEEEEGHSYPAWASEHNWKLAAGRRKSSVSVDSSEELMDEAEKNRLFWEACLAS from the coding sequence ATGTTCTTTGTGAAACGAGATATGGACgtgtcttctttctttctctttgaaGCTATGGGAGATTCTGAAGAGGATTCGTGTGATACTATTCATCCCATGATCATGGGTGATCGTCAGGGTGACAATATTGCTGCCATGGCCGACGATGATGCAGAGTCATGCAGCTATGATTTGTCTGATTCTCCTGGGGTTGATGAGCTCCACGATTGTGATCTTCTTCAAGCGTGTGTTAATGATGAATGtgacgatgatgatgatgatgatgatgatgaggaggaggaggaggaggaaggcCATAGTTACCCAGCATGGGCTTCGGAACATAATTGGAAGCTAGCTGCAGGCCGACGGAAATCAAGTGTTTCTGTTGATTCGAGTGAAGAGTTGATGGATGAGGCCGAGAAGAACAGGCTGTTTTGGGAGGCATGCTTGGCATCATAa
- the LOC133852340 gene encoding rho GTPase-activating protein 2 isoform X1 yields the protein MTGLVMVTKGGGCGGKGGKGAKSSEEEQNQLSLVAFLVAALRKSMVACRVDRGEDVMSTVHHMDIGWPTNVQHITHVTFDRFNGFLGLPVEFEVEIPGRVPSARFCSASVFGVSAESMQCSYDSAGNSVPTILLLMQERLYSQGGLKAEGIFRINPENSQEERVRDQLNRGIVPDNIDVHCLAGLIKAWFRELPSGVLDGLSPEQVLQCNTEEESVELVKQLKPTETALLNWAVDLMADVVEEEESNKMNARNIAMVFSPNMTQMSDPLTALMHAVQVMNLLKTLIMKTLRDREESVTGGYSPMSSRSSNQEIDEDFDSQQEMDMSCELRGPTSDNDDNAPHNISSEDEDEVESLGEVEECFLRQLDENKSTTNSLSEQPENDLRLEHASPSSCNVESGISGVSFTASKDGKSSSSSSDVEEDMGTSLIDVGSKVGEESPSVGSASTNDVEMMDKSEFISPMPLFASTQSA from the exons atgacggGGCTCGTGATGGTGACGAAGGGAGGTGGGTGTGGTGGGAAGGGAGGGAAGGGAGCGAAGAGCTCGGAGGAAGAGCAAAACCAGCTCTCGCTGGTGGCGTTTCTCGTGGCGGCTCTGAGGAAATCCATGGTGGCTTGCCGGGTCGATAGGGGAGAAGATGTGATGTCCACCGTTCATCACATGGACATCGGGTGGCCCACAAACGTGCAGCACATCACCCACGTGACCTTCGATCGGTTCAATGGGTTTCTGGGTCTGCCTGTGGAGTTCGAGGTTGAGATCCCAGGTCGAGTTCCCAGTGCTAG ATTTTGTAGTGCAAGCGTGTTTGGAGTTTCAGCAGAGTCAATGCAATGCTCTTATGATTCAGCGGGAAATAGTGTACCCACTATACTCCTACTAATGCAGGAGCGCTTATACTCTCAAGGAGGCCTAAAG GCGGAAGGAATTTTCAGGATAAACCCAGAGAATAGCCAAGAGGAGCGTGTAAGGGATCAGCTGAATAGGGGCATTGTCCCTGACAATATTGATGTCCATTGCTTAGCAGGGCTTATTAAAGCCTGGTTCCGAGAGCTTCCTTCAGGAGTCCTTGATGGACTTTCTCCCGAACAAGTTCTCCAATGCAACACTGAAGAAGAATCTGTCGAGCTTGTGAAGCAGCTAAAGCCAACTGAGACTGCATTGCTCAATTGGGCTGTTGATCTTATGGCTGATGTTGTTGAAGAAGAGGAATCTAACAAAATGAATGCCAGAAACATTGCCATGGTTTTTTCTCCAAATATGACTCAG ATGTCTGATCCATTGACGGCTCTAATGCATGCTGTTCAAGTAATGAACTTGCTCAAGACCCTGATTATGAAAACACTAAGAGATCGTGAAGAATCTGTAACTGGAGGATATTCACCTATGTCATCCCGTTCATCCAATCAGGAAATTGATGAGGATTTTGACAGTCAGCAAGAGATGGATATGAGCTGTGAATTGAGAGGACCGACGTCAGATAATGATGATAACGCCCCTCATAACATCAGcagtgaagatgaagatgaggTGGAGTCACTGGGTGAGGTAGAGGAATGCTTCCTAAGGCAATTGGATGAGAATAAAAGCACTACAAATAGTCTCTCCGAACAACCAGAAAATGATTTGCGGTTGGAGCATGCAAGTCCCTCAAGTTGCAATGTGGAATCTGGTATCAGTGGTGTGTCATTCACGGCAAGCAAAGATGGGAAATCCAGCTCGAGTTCCAGTGATGTGGAAGAAGACATGGGGACCAGTCTGATTGATGTGGGATCAAAGGTTGGGGAAGAGAGCCCATCAGTAGGAAGTGCAAGCACCAATGATGTAGAGATGATGGATAAATCGGAGTTCATTTCACCGATGCCGTTGTTCGCGTCTACACAATCTGCCTAA
- the LOC133852493 gene encoding RNA-binding protein BRN1 isoform X2: MAEGKRERRASSEESVKLFVGQVPKHMTEAQLLAMFKEFALVDEVNVIKDKATRASRGCCFVICPSRQEADKAVNACHNKKTLPGASSPLQVKYADGELERLEHKLFVGMLPKNVSEADVSALFSKHGSIKDLQILRGSQQTSKGCAFLKYETKEQAIAALEAINGKHKMEGSSVPLVVKWADTEKERQARRAQKAQSQASNVPSIDSQHPSLFGALPMGYVPQYNGYGYQAHGTYGLMQYRLPQIQNQPGFHNMIPTVNQGNALRGITPDLGPSMASRNYAIPPASYVGSYPGVPGLQHPMAYPGGMMNHRPMSGSPGSVPPAVVSSNSATSSGMGKSSGGQVEGFVSYDLPEAAQSAITMMNGFQLGGKKLKVQLKRDNKESKPY; this comes from the exons ATGGCggaggggaagagagagaggagagcgAGCAGCGAGGAGAGCGTGAAGCTGTTCGTAGGTCAGGTGCCGAAGCACATGACGGAGGCTCAGCTACTCGCAATGTTCAAGGAGTTCGCGCTCGTCGACGAGGTCAACGTCATCAAGGACAAGGCCACGCGCGCCTCACGTG GGTGTTGCTTCGTGATATGTCCGTCGAGGCAGGAGGCGGACAAGGCCGTCAATGCGTGTCACAACAAGAAGACTCTGCCTGGG GCATCTAGTCCGTTGCAAGTGAAGTATGCAGATGGCGAGTTGGAAAGACTAG AACACAAGCTCTTTGTTGGCATGCTTCCGAAGAATGTTTCTGAAGCTGATGTTTCTGCTCTCTTCTCTAAACATGGATCTATCAAAGACTTACAGATATTAAGAGGTTCTCAGCAAACTAGTAAAG GCTGTGCATTTTTGAAGTATGAGACAAAAGAGCAAGCAATTGCAGCACTTGAGGCCATCAATGGAAAGCATAAAATGGAG ggATCAAGTGTTCCTTTGGTCGTGAAATGGGCAGATACTGAAAAGGAAAGGCAAGCGCGGAGGGCTCAGAAAGCTCAATCCCAGGCTTCTAACGTGCCCAGTATTGATTCACAACATCCTTCATTATTTGGAGCTTTGCCAATGGGTTATGTTCCCCAATATAATGGATATGGTTATCAG GCTCATGGAACCTATGGACTTATGCAATACCGCCTGCCACAAATTCAGAATCAACCTGGATTTCATAATATGATTCCTACAGTAAACCAAGGAAATGCATTGCGTGGAATTACGCCTGATCTTGGCCCCAGTATGGCGTCTAGAAATTACGCTATTCCTCCTGCAAGTTATGTGGGCTCTTATCCGGGGGTACCCGGACTTCAGCATCCCATGGCATATCCTGGAGGAATGATGAATCACCGGCCAATGAGTGGTTCACCTGGGTCAGTGCCACCTGCTGTTGTTAGCAGTAATTCTGCGACATCTTCTGGCATGGGTAAAAGTTCTGGGGGTCAGGTTGAAG GATTTGTCAGCTATGACTTACCAGAGGCTGCTCAATCTGCCATTACTATGATGAATGGATTCCAGTTAGGTGGCAAGAAATTAAAGGTTCAGCTTAAGAGAGATAATAAAGAGAGTAAACCTTATTGA
- the LOC133852340 gene encoding rho GTPase-activating protein 2 isoform X2, translated as MTGLVMVTKGGGCGGKGGKGAKSSEEEQNQLSLVAFLVAALRKSMVACRVDRGEDVMSTVHHMDIGWPTNVQHITHVTFDRFNGFLGLPVEFEVEIPGRVPSASASVFGVSAESMQCSYDSAGNSVPTILLLMQERLYSQGGLKAEGIFRINPENSQEERVRDQLNRGIVPDNIDVHCLAGLIKAWFRELPSGVLDGLSPEQVLQCNTEEESVELVKQLKPTETALLNWAVDLMADVVEEEESNKMNARNIAMVFSPNMTQMSDPLTALMHAVQVMNLLKTLIMKTLRDREESVTGGYSPMSSRSSNQEIDEDFDSQQEMDMSCELRGPTSDNDDNAPHNISSEDEDEVESLGEVEECFLRQLDENKSTTNSLSEQPENDLRLEHASPSSCNVESGISGVSFTASKDGKSSSSSSDVEEDMGTSLIDVGSKVGEESPSVGSASTNDVEMMDKSEFISPMPLFASTQSA; from the exons atgacggGGCTCGTGATGGTGACGAAGGGAGGTGGGTGTGGTGGGAAGGGAGGGAAGGGAGCGAAGAGCTCGGAGGAAGAGCAAAACCAGCTCTCGCTGGTGGCGTTTCTCGTGGCGGCTCTGAGGAAATCCATGGTGGCTTGCCGGGTCGATAGGGGAGAAGATGTGATGTCCACCGTTCATCACATGGACATCGGGTGGCCCACAAACGTGCAGCACATCACCCACGTGACCTTCGATCGGTTCAATGGGTTTCTGGGTCTGCCTGTGGAGTTCGAGGTTGAGATCCCAGGTCGAGTTCCCAGTGCTAG TGCAAGCGTGTTTGGAGTTTCAGCAGAGTCAATGCAATGCTCTTATGATTCAGCGGGAAATAGTGTACCCACTATACTCCTACTAATGCAGGAGCGCTTATACTCTCAAGGAGGCCTAAAG GCGGAAGGAATTTTCAGGATAAACCCAGAGAATAGCCAAGAGGAGCGTGTAAGGGATCAGCTGAATAGGGGCATTGTCCCTGACAATATTGATGTCCATTGCTTAGCAGGGCTTATTAAAGCCTGGTTCCGAGAGCTTCCTTCAGGAGTCCTTGATGGACTTTCTCCCGAACAAGTTCTCCAATGCAACACTGAAGAAGAATCTGTCGAGCTTGTGAAGCAGCTAAAGCCAACTGAGACTGCATTGCTCAATTGGGCTGTTGATCTTATGGCTGATGTTGTTGAAGAAGAGGAATCTAACAAAATGAATGCCAGAAACATTGCCATGGTTTTTTCTCCAAATATGACTCAG ATGTCTGATCCATTGACGGCTCTAATGCATGCTGTTCAAGTAATGAACTTGCTCAAGACCCTGATTATGAAAACACTAAGAGATCGTGAAGAATCTGTAACTGGAGGATATTCACCTATGTCATCCCGTTCATCCAATCAGGAAATTGATGAGGATTTTGACAGTCAGCAAGAGATGGATATGAGCTGTGAATTGAGAGGACCGACGTCAGATAATGATGATAACGCCCCTCATAACATCAGcagtgaagatgaagatgaggTGGAGTCACTGGGTGAGGTAGAGGAATGCTTCCTAAGGCAATTGGATGAGAATAAAAGCACTACAAATAGTCTCTCCGAACAACCAGAAAATGATTTGCGGTTGGAGCATGCAAGTCCCTCAAGTTGCAATGTGGAATCTGGTATCAGTGGTGTGTCATTCACGGCAAGCAAAGATGGGAAATCCAGCTCGAGTTCCAGTGATGTGGAAGAAGACATGGGGACCAGTCTGATTGATGTGGGATCAAAGGTTGGGGAAGAGAGCCCATCAGTAGGAAGTGCAAGCACCAATGATGTAGAGATGATGGATAAATCGGAGTTCATTTCACCGATGCCGTTGTTCGCGTCTACACAATCTGCCTAA
- the LOC133852493 gene encoding RNA-binding protein BRN1 isoform X1, with product MAEGKRERRASSEESVKLFVGQVPKHMTEAQLLAMFKEFALVDEVNVIKDKATRASRGCCFVICPSRQEADKAVNACHNKKTLPGASSPLQVKYADGELERLEHKLFVGMLPKNVSEADVSALFSKHGSIKDLQILRGSQQTSKGCAFLKYETKEQAIAALEAINGKHKMEGSSVPLVVKWADTEKERQARRAQKAQSQASNVPSIDSQHPSLFGALPMGYVPQYNGYGYQAHGTYGLMQYRLPQIQNQPGFHNMIPTVNQGNALRGITPDLGPSMASRNYAIPPASYVGSYPGVPGLQHPMAYPGGMMNHRPMSGSPGSVPPAVVSSNSATSSGMGKSSGGQVEGPPGANLFIYHIPQEFGDQELANAFQAYGRVLSAKVFVDKATGVSKCFGFVSYDLPEAAQSAITMMNGFQLGGKKLKVQLKRDNKESKPY from the exons ATGGCggaggggaagagagagaggagagcgAGCAGCGAGGAGAGCGTGAAGCTGTTCGTAGGTCAGGTGCCGAAGCACATGACGGAGGCTCAGCTACTCGCAATGTTCAAGGAGTTCGCGCTCGTCGACGAGGTCAACGTCATCAAGGACAAGGCCACGCGCGCCTCACGTG GGTGTTGCTTCGTGATATGTCCGTCGAGGCAGGAGGCGGACAAGGCCGTCAATGCGTGTCACAACAAGAAGACTCTGCCTGGG GCATCTAGTCCGTTGCAAGTGAAGTATGCAGATGGCGAGTTGGAAAGACTAG AACACAAGCTCTTTGTTGGCATGCTTCCGAAGAATGTTTCTGAAGCTGATGTTTCTGCTCTCTTCTCTAAACATGGATCTATCAAAGACTTACAGATATTAAGAGGTTCTCAGCAAACTAGTAAAG GCTGTGCATTTTTGAAGTATGAGACAAAAGAGCAAGCAATTGCAGCACTTGAGGCCATCAATGGAAAGCATAAAATGGAG ggATCAAGTGTTCCTTTGGTCGTGAAATGGGCAGATACTGAAAAGGAAAGGCAAGCGCGGAGGGCTCAGAAAGCTCAATCCCAGGCTTCTAACGTGCCCAGTATTGATTCACAACATCCTTCATTATTTGGAGCTTTGCCAATGGGTTATGTTCCCCAATATAATGGATATGGTTATCAG GCTCATGGAACCTATGGACTTATGCAATACCGCCTGCCACAAATTCAGAATCAACCTGGATTTCATAATATGATTCCTACAGTAAACCAAGGAAATGCATTGCGTGGAATTACGCCTGATCTTGGCCCCAGTATGGCGTCTAGAAATTACGCTATTCCTCCTGCAAGTTATGTGGGCTCTTATCCGGGGGTACCCGGACTTCAGCATCCCATGGCATATCCTGGAGGAATGATGAATCACCGGCCAATGAGTGGTTCACCTGGGTCAGTGCCACCTGCTGTTGTTAGCAGTAATTCTGCGACATCTTCTGGCATGGGTAAAAGTTCTGGGGGTCAGGTTGAAG GTCCACCTGGTGCTAATCTATTTATTTATCACATACCTCAAGAATTTGGAGATCAAGAGCTTGCCAATGCTTTTCAGGCATATGGTAGGGTCTTGAGTGCTAAGGTTTTTGTCGACAAAGCAACTGGTGTCAGCAAATGTTTTG GATTTGTCAGCTATGACTTACCAGAGGCTGCTCAATCTGCCATTACTATGATGAATGGATTCCAGTTAGGTGGCAAGAAATTAAAGGTTCAGCTTAAGAGAGATAATAAAGAGAGTAAACCTTATTGA